The following coding sequences are from one Candidatus Nitrosopumilus sp. SW window:
- a CDS encoding sodium:proton antiporter yields MNPIVLSILKLMTGQINDIPLGNFDSSFIFEKFTELQNSVGTLSSSQDGFIAPAHVILLAAGVVIFLGVAGEAFFKRTGIPDVAFLMILGVILGPVLGLIQPEAVIQVVPYFAALALIIIMFDGGLNLDIKHVIKTAHFSSTLAILGFVLSVGVIAIGAHYALGWLWLESILLGSIVGGSSSAIVFGLVRNVKISEETKSMLSFESALTDILATIVAFILFEAVLAGTFDLQILQETIGRAVVVGLVLGFGVGIPWMYVSTKLGNAQHAYMLTLGILFVLFFLANSFGESGALTALVFGLMLGNKNHLSRILRFKLPKIEMDDPTHNQLTFLVRAFFFVFVGLMASFGQIEYMVFGILITIVVFFGRGIIAKVTLTKRFSKLDKAVTNSMIPRGLAAAVLATYPITMGLPNAEAYPQIIFFIILSSVIITTIGMGRSKNIPPPDPVKGGFVKPPEDSDDASKNESEDIIDESNEGGFVKKINSQE; encoded by the coding sequence ATGAATCCAATAGTGTTATCTATTTTAAAATTAATGACAGGTCAGATTAACGATATACCATTAGGTAATTTTGATTCAAGTTTTATTTTTGAAAAATTTACGGAGTTACAGAATTCAGTTGGAACATTGTCATCCTCTCAGGATGGGTTTATTGCACCTGCTCATGTAATTTTACTTGCAGCAGGAGTAGTAATCTTTCTGGGAGTTGCAGGTGAGGCATTTTTCAAAAGAACTGGAATTCCAGATGTAGCGTTTTTGATGATTCTAGGAGTAATTTTGGGTCCAGTACTTGGATTGATTCAACCAGAAGCTGTAATTCAAGTGGTTCCATATTTTGCAGCTCTTGCATTGATAATTATCATGTTTGATGGTGGATTGAATTTAGATATCAAGCATGTCATCAAAACAGCACACTTTTCATCAACACTGGCCATTCTTGGTTTTGTTTTATCAGTTGGAGTAATTGCAATAGGTGCACATTATGCATTAGGGTGGCTTTGGTTAGAAAGCATATTGCTAGGTTCAATTGTCGGAGGAAGTAGTTCTGCAATTGTATTTGGGCTGGTCAGAAATGTCAAAATTTCTGAAGAAACAAAGTCAATGCTAAGTTTTGAATCTGCATTAACAGATATTTTGGCTACAATAGTAGCATTCATTCTATTTGAGGCAGTGCTTGCAGGAACATTTGATTTACAAATCTTACAAGAAACTATTGGAAGAGCAGTTGTTGTAGGTCTAGTTCTTGGATTTGGTGTAGGAATTCCCTGGATGTATGTGTCAACAAAGCTTGGAAATGCTCAACACGCATACATGCTCACATTAGGAATTTTGTTTGTGCTGTTTTTCTTGGCAAACTCATTTGGAGAGTCAGGTGCCTTGACTGCATTGGTATTTGGTTTAATGTTGGGAAACAAAAATCATCTATCACGAATTCTTAGATTTAAACTGCCAAAAATTGAAATGGACGATCCAACTCACAACCAACTTACATTTTTGGTAAGAGCATTTTTCTTTGTGTTTGTTGGATTAATGGCAAGTTTTGGACAAATAGAATACATGGTATTTGGAATTTTGATAACAATTGTAGTTTTCTTTGGAAGAGGAATTATTGCAAAAGTAACTTTAACAAAAAGATTCTCCAAATTAGATAAAGCTGTTACAAACTCTATGATTCCTAGAGGGTTAGCTGCAGCAGTGCTTGCAACATATCCAATAACCATGGGATTACCAAATGCTGAAGCTTATCCACAAATAATATTCTTCATCATTTTGTCATCAGTAATTATTACAACAATTGGAATGGGAAGATCAAAAAATATTCCACCACCTGATCCAGTAAAAGGGGGATTTGTAAAACCACCTGAAGATTCTGATGATGCATCTAAAAATGAATCAGAAGATATTATTGATGAGTCAAATGAAGGCGGATTTGTTAAAAAAATAAATTCTCAAGAATAA